From a single Candidatus Defluviilinea gracilis genomic region:
- a CDS encoding ABC transporter permease: MTLYLRLAWRNIWRHRRRTVIIVLAMGLSLALMMFYDGLLDGFNKAIAGNAVRVLGGNVQVHAQGYREKVDSNPLLPLKDDSSVVEAALAQPDVTAASRRIQTGGLVSNPEGAFPLNVIGIEASAEAPVSLIAEHIDEGRWLADDDRDSVLIGRGLAEALSIMLGDRITVVGSDIHKQNRQRTMTVIGIYDIGLPSFEKGAVYISLAEAQSLFNLRGQSTEVQVTLDQVGSESQVVAALSSFLSGYEVESWEQNYPELGNAIGQKTAVMDIFSVVIVMIAGIGILNLLLMAVYERTREIGLLGAMGFKPRQIAATFIMEGALIGIVGAMAGIVLGLLINGSMAQVGMDYSQFAGMTEYMALISGKVYPTLGVDNIGNRAMVVVVIAIVAALIPAVIASRREPSEALHHV, translated from the coding sequence ATGACTCTTTATCTCCGCCTCGCCTGGCGCAACATTTGGCGACACCGCCGCCGCACGGTCATCATTGTTTTGGCAATGGGGCTGTCGCTCGCGTTGATGATGTTCTACGATGGTTTGCTGGACGGCTTCAACAAAGCCATTGCCGGCAACGCGGTGCGCGTGCTGGGCGGCAATGTGCAAGTCCATGCGCAAGGCTATCGTGAAAAGGTGGATAGCAACCCGCTTCTTCCATTGAAGGATGATTCATCTGTCGTGGAAGCCGCGCTAGCACAGCCGGATGTAACCGCCGCCTCGCGTCGCATTCAGACGGGCGGGCTGGTCAGCAACCCTGAGGGCGCGTTCCCCCTCAACGTGATCGGCATCGAGGCGAGCGCGGAGGCGCCGGTCAGCTTGATCGCCGAACACATCGACGAGGGTCGCTGGCTCGCAGACGATGACCGAGATTCGGTCTTGATCGGGCGCGGGCTGGCGGAGGCGCTATCCATCATGCTCGGCGACCGTATCACCGTGGTGGGGAGCGACATCCACAAACAGAACCGACAGCGCACGATGACCGTGATCGGGATTTACGATATCGGCTTGCCGTCGTTCGAAAAAGGCGCGGTGTATATTTCGCTCGCCGAGGCGCAAAGCCTGTTCAACTTACGCGGACAATCCACCGAGGTGCAGGTCACGCTCGACCAGGTCGGCTCAGAATCACAGGTGGTCGCCGCGCTTTCTTCATTCCTCTCGGGGTATGAAGTGGAATCGTGGGAACAAAATTATCCCGAACTGGGGAATGCCATCGGGCAGAAAACCGCCGTGATGGATATTTTCAGCGTGGTGATCGTGATGATCGCCGGCATCGGCATTTTGAATCTCCTGCTTATGGCGGTCTACGAGCGGACGCGCGAGATCGGTCTGCTGGGCGCGATGGGATTCAAGCCCCGCCAGATCGCTGCCACCTTCATTATGGAAGGCGCGCTGATCGGCATAGTCGGCGCGATGGCTGGCATCGTCCTGGGGCTTTTGATCAACGGGAGCATGGCGCAGGTTGGCATGGATTACAGCCAATTTGCCGGCATGACCGAATATATGGCGCTCATCAGCGGCAAGGTTTACCCCACCCTCGGGGTGGACAACATCGGCAACCGCGCGATGGTCGTTGTTGTCATCGCTATTGTTGCGGCGTTGATTCCGGCTGTCATCGCCTCGCGGCGCGAGCCTTCCGAGGCGTTACACCACGTGTAA
- a CDS encoding TetR/AcrR family transcriptional regulator codes for MTIKSHDHEVISAMPKQTFHNLPNEKREKIVNAAIEEFAEYGLENASTNRIVANSGIAKGSFYQYFADKLDVFNYLMDVVAREKTEFFKDKRPPGRNLDTFEYFRWMIKAAMEFNSAYPRMAQAASRVLFVEGLYYGAKFAEYHEQAKEALTAMIKQAMKNGEVDPSVDVELAVMIMETWSNAITTYIISEGMKQKDIIKWVRSAKTREKIDKMLYVMEYGLRKTESEFKKSF; via the coding sequence GTGACCATCAAGTCACATGACCACGAGGTCATATCCGCGATGCCCAAGCAGACCTTCCACAACCTCCCCAACGAAAAGCGCGAGAAGATCGTCAACGCCGCCATCGAAGAATTCGCCGAGTACGGTCTGGAGAACGCCTCCACGAACCGCATTGTGGCGAATAGCGGAATCGCCAAGGGAAGTTTTTATCAATACTTTGCGGACAAACTGGACGTTTTCAATTATTTGATGGATGTGGTGGCGCGTGAAAAAACGGAATTTTTCAAAGACAAGCGCCCGCCCGGCAGGAACCTGGACACCTTCGAATATTTCCGCTGGATGATCAAGGCCGCCATGGAATTCAATTCCGCTTACCCTCGCATGGCGCAAGCCGCCAGCCGCGTGTTATTCGTCGAAGGCTTGTATTACGGGGCAAAATTTGCCGAATACCACGAGCAAGCGAAAGAGGCGCTGACGGCGATGATCAAGCAAGCCATGAAGAACGGCGAAGTGGACCCGAGTGTGGATGTGGAATTGGCGGTGATGATCATGGAAACATGGAGCAACGCCATCACGACGTATATCATCAGCGAAGGCATGAAACAAAAAGATATTATCAAATGGGTGCGTTCGGCGAAGACACGGGAAAAGATCGATAAGATGCTGTATGTGATGGAATACGGTTTACGCAAAACCGAATCGGAATTCAAAAAGAGTTTTTAG
- a CDS encoding P1 family peptidase has product MICYEFKGGSGTSSRKLPEKFGGWTVGAFAQSNFGSRFQFTVAGAPVGNHLKEGAVWSGGENPYHDDGSLIVVLATDAPLLPHQLKRIAKRATLGMARTGSLGGNGSGDIFFAFSTANPNIALGKENGLADLRALDNEHLNPLFAASVFATEEAIINSMVAAEDMTGHNGFTVKALPHEEAREVLRRYNRLSK; this is encoded by the coding sequence ATGATCTGTTACGAGTTCAAAGGCGGGAGCGGGACGTCATCCCGAAAACTTCCTGAAAAATTCGGCGGGTGGACTGTCGGCGCGTTCGCGCAATCCAATTTTGGGTCGAGGTTTCAATTCACGGTGGCGGGAGCGCCCGTTGGGAATCATTTGAAAGAGGGCGCGGTGTGGTCGGGCGGCGAAAACCCGTATCACGATGACGGCTCGCTGATCGTCGTGCTGGCGACGGACGCGCCGCTGTTGCCGCATCAACTCAAGCGGATCGCAAAACGCGCAACGCTCGGCATGGCGCGCACGGGCTCGCTGGGCGGCAACGGTTCGGGCGATATTTTTTTCGCGTTCTCGACCGCCAACCCGAACATCGCGCTCGGCAAAGAAAACGGACTCGCCGATCTGCGCGCGCTCGATAACGAGCATCTCAATCCGCTGTTCGCCGCGTCGGTCTTTGCGACAGAGGAGGCGATCATCAATTCAATGGTCGCGGCGGAGGATATGACGGGGCATAACGGTTTCACGGTGAAGGCTCTGCCGCATGAGGAGGCGAGGGAGGTGTTGAGGAGGTACAATAGGTTAAGTAAATAA
- a CDS encoding tetratricopeptide repeat protein, translated as MDSQNDDHTKQEIKVEHGVVKNVIQAVIHLPSWAWVIGAIVISIGLCTFAAMFNIPTLQTFIPTEPPFATASTDQSLIIIADFDNRSDGKYEGIDPAQYIYEQLRVQAEKDKLDIRVERLQEVVNDNTVKPVGEAYNATLMVWGWYDSLTITPRIERIKILKGDISNREGAQLSLTEPDNVTFGKIFTAELPAQAGYLAMFTLGADKYFNEQFDDAIIYMNNSIEFADKSGEQAIGTEEAYFIRGNAFLHTAEDDNAIADYNKTIELNPDYAPAYNNRAIAYFNKGIFDRAITDSNNAIELDPNYAEAYTNRGMAYVYKGEYKKAFSDQNKAIELNPNYYIAYNNRGLVYSYKNDHDQAIADYDKAIELNPNSAKTYSNRGNAYLAKGDYDRAIADHNRAIELNPNSAEFYYNRGNVYLVKGSYDQAIADYNKAIELDPNFVEAYNNRGLLYSRKGDLDQAIADYSMAIELNPNFATTYLNRGTAYARQGEYNRAIVDYDKAIELNPNSANAYMNRGLAYSYMGDHNQSIADYSNAIKLNPDNPDAYNGRCWEYYTLGDYNNALPDCEKAVAIAPDTDYILDSRASVYAKLGRTEDAIKDFERILEISNDIELRKHAEDELKKLREQ; from the coding sequence ATGGATTCACAAAATGATGATCATACAAAACAGGAAATCAAGGTGGAGCATGGTGTCGTCAAGAATGTGATTCAAGCGGTCATTCATTTACCGTCATGGGCGTGGGTAATTGGAGCAATTGTTATTTCGATTGGCTTATGTACTTTTGCTGCAATGTTCAATATACCAACATTGCAAACATTTATTCCCACAGAACCTCCATTTGCGACTGCGTCTACTGACCAATCGCTTATTATCATAGCAGATTTTGATAATCGTAGTGATGGAAAATATGAGGGAATTGACCCAGCACAATACATTTACGAACAATTGAGGGTACAAGCGGAAAAAGATAAATTAGACATAAGAGTTGAACGCCTGCAAGAGGTGGTTAACGACAATACAGTAAAACCTGTTGGAGAAGCATATAACGCTACACTGATGGTTTGGGGATGGTACGATTCATTAACTATAACGCCACGTATTGAACGCATAAAAATATTAAAAGGCGATATTTCCAATCGGGAAGGTGCGCAATTAAGCCTTACCGAACCTGATAACGTGACTTTTGGCAAGATATTCACTGCGGAATTGCCCGCTCAAGCTGGGTATTTAGCCATGTTCACGCTTGGAGCAGATAAATATTTCAACGAACAATTTGATGACGCAATAATTTACATGAACAACTCAATTGAATTTGCTGACAAAAGCGGCGAACAGGCAATCGGCACTGAAGAGGCTTATTTTATTCGCGGAAACGCCTTTCTTCACACGGCAGAAGATGACAACGCTATTGCCGATTACAATAAGACAATCGAATTAAATCCAGATTATGCGCCAGCCTATAACAACCGCGCGATTGCATATTTTAATAAAGGAATCTTTGACCGCGCTATTACAGACAGTAATAATGCAATTGAATTAGATCCAAATTATGCTGAAGCATACACTAATCGCGGAATGGCTTATGTTTACAAAGGCGAATATAAGAAGGCGTTTTCGGATCAGAATAAAGCAATCGAATTAAACCCAAATTATTACATAGCTTACAATAATCGCGGGCTGGTTTATTCTTACAAAAATGACCATGACCAGGCTATTGCTGATTACGACAAGGCAATTGAACTAAATCCGAATTCAGCAAAAACTTACTCAAACCGCGGGAATGCCTATTTAGCCAAAGGTGATTATGATCGCGCCATTGCTGACCATAACAGAGCGATTGAGTTAAATCCAAATTCTGCAGAGTTTTATTACAATCGCGGGAACGTCTATTTGGTCAAAGGGAGTTACGACCAAGCTATCGCCGACTACAATAAGGCAATTGAATTAGATCCAAATTTTGTTGAAGCCTATAACAATCGCGGGCTGCTTTATTCTCGCAAGGGCGACCTTGACCAAGCTATTGCTGATTACAGTATGGCGATTGAATTAAATCCAAATTTTGCTACAACTTACCTTAACCGCGGGACTGCTTATGCCAGACAAGGCGAATATAATCGAGCAATTGTAGACTACGACAAAGCAATTGAACTAAATCCAAATTCTGCCAACGCCTACATGAACCGCGGGCTGGCTTATTCTTACATGGGTGACCATAACCAATCTATTGCTGATTACTCAAATGCAATAAAACTTAATCCAGATAATCCTGATGCTTACAATGGTCGTTGCTGGGAGTATTATACTTTGGGCGATTACAACAACGCATTACCCGATTGCGAAAAAGCAGTAGCCATCGCACCAGATACAGACTACATTCTCGATAGTCGCGCTTCAGTCTACGCGAAGTTAGGGCGCACAGAAGATGCCATCAAAGATTTTGAGCGTATTTTGGAAATTTCCAACGATATAGAGTTGAGAAAACATGCTGAAGATGAATTAAAGAAATTAAGAGAGCAATGA
- a CDS encoding ATP-binding cassette domain-containing protein: MLESQNLVKKYGDFTAVKGITFDIKEGEIFSLLGPNGAGKTTTISMLSTLYAPTSGDATIGGHSVTKDPMAVKRVIGVVPQDLALYEDLTAKENLVFWGQMYGLGGKSLNSRVDEVLEQIGLTDKAKNRVKTYSGGMKRRVNIGVGLLHKPRLLFMDEPTVGIDPQSRRAILDTVKDLNKHGMTVLYTTHYMEEAAELSSRVGIIDHGELIALGTQDELTKQVGETETLILHIGENEDPDALAKALSGVEGVQKADVTDHEVSVITSDAKDILAAVVGKANERGIKIRSIDIREPNLEAVFLHLTGRALRD, from the coding sequence ATCCTTGAATCCCAAAATCTCGTCAAAAAATACGGAGACTTCACCGCCGTCAAAGGAATCACCTTCGACATCAAAGAGGGAGAGATCTTCAGCCTGCTCGGTCCCAATGGCGCGGGGAAGACGACGACCATCTCGATGCTGTCCACGTTATACGCGCCCACGTCTGGCGATGCAACCATCGGCGGACATTCCGTGACGAAAGACCCGATGGCGGTCAAGCGCGTGATCGGAGTCGTGCCGCAGGATTTGGCTCTGTACGAAGACCTCACCGCAAAAGAGAATCTCGTCTTCTGGGGGCAGATGTATGGACTCGGTGGCAAGTCCCTCAACAGCCGCGTGGATGAAGTGTTGGAGCAGATCGGTTTGACCGATAAAGCCAAGAACCGAGTCAAAACCTATTCGGGCGGGATGAAGCGCCGCGTCAACATCGGCGTGGGTCTGCTTCACAAGCCGCGCCTGCTGTTCATGGACGAACCCACCGTCGGCATTGATCCGCAATCGCGGCGGGCGATTCTCGATACGGTCAAAGACCTCAACAAACATGGCATGACCGTTCTCTACACCACGCACTACATGGAAGAAGCCGCCGAACTCTCGAGCCGCGTCGGCATCATAGATCATGGCGAACTCATCGCGCTCGGCACGCAGGACGAACTCACCAAACAAGTCGGCGAAACTGAAACACTTATTTTGCATATCGGCGAAAACGAAGACCCCGACGCGCTCGCCAAAGCATTGAGCGGAGTCGAAGGCGTGCAAAAAGCGGATGTGACCGATCACGAGGTCAGCGTCATCACATCCGATGCGAAAGACATTCTCGCGGCGGTGGTTGGCAAAGCCAACGAGCGCGGCATCAAGATCCGCTCGATTGACATCCGCGAGCCGAATCTTGAAGCGGTTTTTCTTCACTTAACAGGGAGAGCGCTGAGAGATTAG
- a CDS encoding ABC transporter permease → MLKLLLIGIKDLKLMFRDRAALIFMLLAPFLLTIGLGFVTGRFSGGSTGLSDIPVVIVNLDQKELGNALEELFNSADLADLVEPTTSSDPEAARRLIDSDQASAAIVIPQGFTDSVIPAEGTTFDSTAVQPAPVQIEVYANPSRPTGAGIIKAIVDEFLSRVEEGRVSGTTSLVGLMQSGLLNPQDVASEAQELFANVDESESTAITLKTDTQGAEAVEFDLLAYFAPGMALMFLMYTVSYGGRSILAERSQGTLPRMLISPTSNAQVLGGKVLGIFLMGVAQVGVLILASSIFFQVQWGDPLGVLVLILAAVFGATGWGMLITAFARTPAQVGSTGAAVMLIFGILGGSFMSLENFPPFMQTLSKITPNAWGMDGFVTLALGGTLKNLTEPVTALLIMGALLFAASVVLFNRNGIAQQ, encoded by the coding sequence ATGCTCAAACTCCTCCTCATCGGCATCAAAGACCTCAAACTCATGTTCCGCGACCGCGCCGCGCTCATCTTCATGCTCCTCGCGCCGTTCCTGCTCACCATCGGACTGGGATTTGTGACGGGTCGCTTCAGCGGCGGCTCGACCGGGCTTTCAGACATTCCCGTCGTCATCGTCAATTTGGATCAAAAGGAGTTGGGCAACGCGCTCGAAGAATTATTCAACTCCGCCGATCTGGCAGACCTGGTGGAACCGACCACTTCATCCGACCCCGAGGCGGCTCGCCGATTAATCGACAGCGACCAAGCCTCAGCCGCCATCGTCATCCCACAAGGATTCACCGACAGCGTCATCCCTGCCGAGGGGACAACGTTCGACTCAACCGCCGTTCAGCCTGCTCCCGTTCAAATCGAAGTGTACGCCAACCCATCGCGTCCGACAGGCGCGGGCATCATCAAAGCCATCGTAGACGAATTCCTCTCGCGCGTCGAAGAAGGGCGCGTGAGCGGCACGACCTCCCTCGTCGGCTTGATGCAAAGCGGACTGTTGAATCCGCAGGACGTGGCGAGCGAAGCGCAAGAGTTATTCGCAAACGTGGACGAATCCGAATCCACCGCCATCACGCTCAAGACCGACACCCAAGGCGCGGAAGCCGTTGAGTTCGACCTGCTTGCCTACTTCGCGCCGGGCATGGCGTTGATGTTCCTCATGTACACCGTCTCGTACGGCGGACGCTCCATCCTTGCCGAACGCTCGCAAGGCACTCTTCCGCGCATGTTGATCTCGCCCACCTCCAACGCGCAGGTGTTGGGCGGCAAGGTGTTGGGAATCTTCTTGATGGGCGTCGCGCAGGTCGGCGTTTTGATCCTCGCCTCTTCGATCTTCTTTCAGGTGCAATGGGGCGACCCGCTTGGCGTTTTGGTTTTGATCCTCGCCGCAGTCTTCGGCGCCACGGGCTGGGGCATGTTGATCACCGCCTTTGCCCGCACGCCCGCGCAAGTGGGAAGCACAGGCGCGGCGGTCATGCTCATCTTCGGCATCCTCGGCGGAAGTTTCATGAGCCTTGAAAACTTCCCGCCGTTCATGCAGACCCTCAGCAAGATCACGCCCAACGCCTGGGGCATGGACGGTTTCGTCACCCTCGCCCTCGGCGGCACGTTGAAGAATCTAACCGAACCCGTCACCGCATTGCTCATCATGGGCGCGTTGTTGTTCGCCGCCTCGGTCGTGTTGTTCAATCGGAATGGGATCGCGCAACAGTAA
- a CDS encoding ABC transporter permease, with protein sequence MKKIFAIAWKDAIVRFASPSELLFFIILPIVFTFLLAGGTPSNDDDNRIRVPVVDESQTAVSQQIIDELENSTAVRPEVVTRAEAQSQFDDRRADAVFIIPAGVDIEALQNGSAQVEMLQQPSNLNAGIAQRAILTAIRRVSSSVSAAQNAVRQREAKQAFASDAEKQAYFESSLTLAQDIQADAPERVTVIEGTTPDRVNYDPRANSSAGQLITWVFIPLFGISALFASERQGGTLRRLLTTPTTKATFLLGTISGQVAMALIQMFLLVGFAILAMKLNWGRDPLALFVILLASALAAAAFGATLGTFIKTEAQASGVSIMFGMVMALMGGCWYPLELFPTAIQSAVKVLPTTWAMQGMLDLVARGGGLVDILPEAGVLLVFAAIFLSVGVWRFKYE encoded by the coding sequence ATGAAGAAAATTTTCGCCATCGCATGGAAAGACGCCATCGTCCGCTTTGCCAGCCCATCGGAGTTGTTGTTCTTCATCATCCTCCCGATCGTGTTCACCTTCCTGCTCGCCGGTGGGACGCCTTCGAACGACGACGACAACCGCATCCGTGTACCGGTCGTGGATGAATCGCAGACAGCCGTTTCGCAACAGATCATTGACGAATTGGAGAATTCGACGGCGGTTCGTCCCGAGGTGGTGACGCGCGCCGAGGCGCAGAGTCAATTCGACGACCGTCGCGCCGACGCGGTGTTCATCATCCCCGCGGGTGTTGACATCGAGGCGCTGCAAAACGGTTCCGCCCAAGTGGAGATGCTCCAACAACCCAGCAACCTCAACGCGGGCATCGCGCAACGCGCCATCCTCACCGCCATCCGCCGCGTGAGCAGTTCGGTCTCCGCCGCCCAGAATGCGGTGAGGCAACGCGAAGCGAAACAAGCCTTTGCCTCCGACGCGGAGAAACAAGCCTATTTCGAAAGTTCGCTCACGCTGGCGCAGGACATTCAAGCCGACGCGCCCGAACGAGTGACCGTCATCGAAGGGACGACGCCCGACCGGGTGAATTATGACCCGCGCGCCAACTCTTCGGCGGGACAATTGATCACGTGGGTGTTCATTCCGCTCTTTGGGATTTCAGCCCTGTTTGCAAGCGAACGACAAGGGGGAACGCTGCGCCGCCTGCTCACCACGCCAACCACGAAAGCGACATTTCTGCTCGGCACGATCTCGGGGCAGGTGGCGATGGCATTGATTCAAATGTTCCTGCTGGTCGGCTTTGCGATTCTGGCGATGAAATTGAACTGGGGACGCGATCCGCTCGCGTTGTTCGTCATCCTGCTTGCCTCGGCGCTTGCGGCGGCGGCGTTCGGCGCCACGCTGGGAACGTTCATCAAGACCGAAGCGCAAGCCAGTGGGGTGAGCATCATGTTCGGCATGGTCATGGCGCTCATGGGCGGATGCTGGTATCCGCTGGAACTATTCCCGACGGCGATTCAAAGCGCGGTGAAAGTGTTGCCAACCACATGGGCAATGCAGGGCATGCTCGATCTCGTTGCGCGCGGCGGAGGCTTGGTTGATATTCTTCCCGAAGCGGGAGTCTTGCTGGTCTTCGCGGCGATCTTCTTGAGCGTGGGAGTTTGGAGATTTAAGTACGAGTAA
- the hutU gene encoding urocanate hydratase has product MSAPRTIRAPRGAQLTCKDWLSEAAYRMIQNNLDPEVAEKPDDLVVYGGRGKAARDWESFDAILESLKNLEADETLLVQSGKPVVVFKSHKDAPKVLIANSNIVPHWATWEYFDELAKKGLIMYGQMTAGSWIYIGTQGILQGTYETFGALAKLKGWGSLKGKFVLTAGLGGMGGAQPLSITMNEGVGLIVEVDPERAERRRAIGYVDMVVDNLEEAMTLVEEFKEKQIPKSIGLIGNAADVYDELSKRGVVPDVVTDQTSAHEALFYVPTGVSIAAADELRKSNPEKYKKMAMDSMSKHVQAMLAFQRAGAEVFDYGNNLRQQAFNNGVNDAFEFPGFVPAYIRPLFCEGKGPFRWVALSGDTEDIYTTDQAIMELFPEDEHLHRWLKMAREKVPFQGLPARICWLGYGERVKAGLKFNELVASGKVQAPIVIGRDHLDSGSVASPNRETESMKDGSDAISDWAILNALINAVGGATWVSFHHGGGVGMGYSQHAGQVIVADGTPEAARRLERVLTTDPGMGVVRHADAGYEIALEAAKRHGIKMPMLK; this is encoded by the coding sequence ATGTCTGCACCTCGAACTATCCGCGCGCCGCGCGGCGCTCAACTCACCTGCAAAGACTGGCTCAGCGAAGCGGCGTATCGCATGATCCAAAACAACCTCGACCCCGAGGTGGCGGAAAAGCCCGACGATCTCGTCGTCTACGGCGGACGCGGAAAAGCCGCGCGCGATTGGGAGTCGTTCGACGCGATCCTCGAGTCGTTGAAAAATCTTGAAGCGGACGAAACGCTCCTTGTGCAATCGGGGAAGCCTGTCGTTGTTTTCAAGAGTCACAAAGACGCGCCCAAAGTGTTGATCGCCAATTCGAACATTGTGCCGCACTGGGCAACGTGGGAATACTTCGATGAGTTAGCCAAAAAGGGACTCATCATGTACGGGCAGATGACCGCTGGCTCGTGGATCTACATCGGCACGCAGGGAATTTTGCAAGGCACTTACGAAACGTTCGGCGCGTTGGCAAAGCTCAAAGGCTGGGGATCGCTGAAAGGCAAATTTGTTCTCACGGCCGGTCTCGGCGGTATGGGCGGCGCGCAACCGCTGTCCATTACCATGAATGAAGGCGTGGGGCTGATCGTTGAAGTGGACCCCGAACGCGCCGAACGCCGCCGCGCCATCGGCTACGTGGATATGGTCGTGGATAATCTTGAGGAAGCGATGACCCTTGTTGAAGAGTTCAAGGAGAAGCAAATCCCAAAATCCATTGGGTTGATCGGCAACGCGGCGGATGTGTACGACGAACTCTCGAAGCGTGGAGTCGTCCCCGATGTGGTGACAGACCAAACGTCGGCGCATGAGGCGCTGTTCTATGTCCCGACGGGTGTATCGATCGCCGCGGCAGACGAGTTGCGGAAGTCGAATCCAGAAAAATATAAAAAGATGGCGATGGATTCGATGTCGAAACATGTGCAAGCCATGCTGGCATTTCAACGCGCGGGCGCGGAAGTGTTCGACTATGGAAATAACTTGCGGCAACAAGCGTTCAATAACGGCGTAAACGACGCGTTTGAGTTTCCTGGATTCGTTCCCGCATATATTCGCCCATTGTTTTGCGAGGGCAAGGGTCCTTTTCGCTGGGTGGCGTTATCAGGCGACACGGAAGATATTTACACGACCGATCAAGCGATCATGGAGTTGTTCCCCGAGGATGAGCATTTGCATCGCTGGTTGAAGATGGCGCGCGAGAAAGTTCCGTTTCAGGGATTGCCCGCGCGGATTTGCTGGCTGGGTTACGGCGAGCGAGTCAAAGCCGGGTTGAAGTTCAATGAACTGGTTGCGAGCGGCAAAGTACAAGCGCCGATCGTGATCGGACGCGACCATTTGGATTCGGGCTCGGTCGCTTCTCCGAACAGGGAAACCGAATCGATGAAAGACGGTTCAGACGCCATTTCAGATTGGGCGATCCTCAACGCGCTGATCAACGCCGTGGGCGGGGCAACCTGGGTATCGTTCCATCATGGCGGCGGCGTGGGCATGGGGTATTCGCAACATGCGGGCCAGGTGATCGTGGCAGACGGGACGCCGGAAGCGGCTCGCAGGTTGGAGCGCGTGCTGACGACTGACCCGGGCATGGGGGTTGTCCGTCATGCCGACGCCGGGTATGAGATTGCCCTCGAGGCGGCGAAACGTCACGGCATTAAAATGCCGATGTTGAAGTAA
- a CDS encoding SCP2 sterol-binding domain-containing protein gives MSYTIEGLIAMAPKSFQVDQAKGVNASVQLNVTGSQAGQWNAEIKDGKVTINKGVHASPDFKVTADTDDILAVAEGKLDPAKAFMMGKAKVEGDMTEIMKLLPLFKR, from the coding sequence ATGTCCTACACAATCGAAGGTCTAATTGCAATGGCTCCAAAGAGTTTTCAGGTCGACCAGGCAAAAGGGGTGAACGCTTCCGTTCAATTAAATGTGACTGGTTCCCAGGCGGGTCAATGGAACGCTGAAATCAAAGACGGCAAGGTTACGATCAACAAGGGCGTTCATGCCTCCCCTGATTTCAAAGTCACCGCCGATACGGACGATATTCTGGCTGTGGCGGAAGGAAAACTCGACCCTGCCAAGGCATTCATGATGGGCAAAGCCAAGGTGGAGGGCGATATGACTGAAATCATGAAGTTGTTGCCGTTGTTCAAGCGCTGA
- a CDS encoding GNAT family N-acetyltransferase codes for MPILLRPATDSDLPILYKQQLDPEATTMAAFPARDEEAFYAHTKKIMADESVIFRIIVHDEQVAGSIGSWEMESHREVGYWIGREFWGKGIATQALTQYLEVEKIRPLSAHVAKHNVGSKRVLEKNGFKVIGEDSYTNPAGVLVDEFVLKLE; via the coding sequence ATGCCCATCCTCCTCCGCCCCGCCACCGACTCTGACCTACCCATCCTCTACAAGCAACAACTCGACCCCGAAGCGACGACGATGGCGGCGTTCCCAGCACGGGATGAAGAGGCGTTTTACGCTCATACAAAAAAGATCATGGCGGACGAGTCGGTGATCTTCAGAATCATTGTCCACGATGAGCAAGTGGCGGGAAGCATCGGCAGTTGGGAAATGGAAAGTCACCGCGAAGTCGGGTATTGGATCGGAAGGGAATTTTGGGGGAAGGGAATCGCGACGCAGGCATTGACGCAATATTTGGAGGTTGAAAAGATACGTCCATTATCCGCGCATGTGGCGAAGCACAATGTTGGGTCGAAACGCGTGCTGGAGAAGAATGGATTCAAGGTCATTGGGGAGGATTCGTACACTAATCCAGCAGGTGTGTTGGTGGATGAGTTCGTTTTGAAATTGGAGTAA